In the Nothobranchius furzeri strain GRZ-AD chromosome 15, NfurGRZ-RIMD1, whole genome shotgun sequence genome, one interval contains:
- the tnnc2.2 gene encoding troponin C, skeletal muscle encodes MTDAQQEARSYLSEEMLAEFKAAFDLFDTDGGGDISTKELGTVMRMLGQNPTREELDEIIEEVDEDGSGTIDFEEFLVMMVRLLKEDQAGKSEEELAECFRVFDKNGDGYIDREEFAQIIRSSGEPVTEDEVDELMKDGDKNSDGMLDFDEFLKMMENVQ; translated from the exons ATG ACCGACGCGCAACAAGAGGCCCGCTCCTACCTGAGCGAGGAGATGCTGGCTG AGTTCAAAGCCGCCTTTGACCTGTTTGACACCGACGGTGGCGGTGACATCAGCACCAAGGAGTTGGGTACGGTGATGAGGATGTTGGGCCAGAACCCGACGAGAGAGGAGTTGGACGAAATCATCGAGGAGGTCGATGAGGACG GTAGCGGCACCATCGACTTCGAGGAGTTCTTGGTCATGATGGTGAGGCTGCTCAAGGAGGACCAGGCCGGCAAGAGCGAGGAAGAGTTGGCAGAGTGCTTCCGTGTGTTTGACAA GAACGGAGACGGCTACATCGACAGAGAGGAATTCGCCCAAATAATCCGCAGCAGCGGCGAGCCCGTCACAGAGGACGAGGTTGATGAGCTGATGAAGGATGGAGACAAAAACTCCGACGGCATGCTGGACTTTGATG AATTCCTCAAGATGATGGAGAACGTGCAGTAA